A single window of Nitrospiria bacterium DNA harbors:
- the kdsA gene encoding 3-deoxy-8-phosphooctulonate synthase: MKTIDLQYFTIGRPDRLFLIAGPCVIEAEKLMIETARQLKKITAELSMPLIFKSSYDKANRSSIRSFRGPGLAKGLKILRKIKEEFELPVLSDIHTAEEAERSAEIVDILQIPAFLCRQTDLLVAAGKTGRTVNIKKGQFMAPWDMGNAVEKVESTGNHKILLTERGASFGYNNLVSDMRAIPIMQRFGYPVVFDATHSVQLPGGAGKTSSGQREFVSPLARAAVATGCDGLFMEVHPDPDHAPSDGPNMVPLKELPALLKQVKRIYEAIHIPDGPAGKPVEV; this comes from the coding sequence ATGAAGACGATCGACCTTCAGTATTTCACCATCGGACGGCCGGACCGGCTGTTTTTGATCGCGGGACCCTGTGTGATCGAAGCCGAGAAGCTGATGATCGAGACGGCCCGGCAGCTTAAAAAGATCACGGCCGAACTGTCGATGCCTTTGATCTTCAAGTCGTCCTACGACAAGGCGAATCGCAGTTCGATCCGGTCTTTTCGGGGTCCCGGCTTGGCCAAAGGGTTAAAAATTCTTCGTAAAATCAAGGAGGAATTCGAGCTTCCCGTTCTCTCCGACATTCATACCGCGGAGGAGGCCGAGCGGTCGGCAGAGATCGTGGACATCCTCCAAATCCCGGCATTCCTCTGCCGGCAAACGGATCTGCTCGTGGCGGCCGGCAAAACCGGGCGCACGGTCAACATCAAAAAAGGTCAATTCATGGCCCCCTGGGACATGGGGAACGCCGTGGAGAAAGTCGAATCAACGGGCAACCACAAAATTTTACTAACCGAACGAGGCGCCAGCTTCGGCTATAACAACCTGGTTTCGGACATGCGGGCCATACCGATCATGCAGCGTTTCGGCTACCCGGTTGTTTTCGACGCAACGCACAGCGTCCAGCTCCCGGGCGGCGCCGGGAAAACCTCCTCCGGCCAACGGGAATTTGTATCTCCCCTGGCCCGCGCGGCGGTGGCGACGGGCTGTGACGGCTTATTCATGGAGGTTCATCCCGACCCGGATCATGCCCCCTCGGACGGTCCGAATATGGTACCCTTGAAAGAGTTGCCTGCACTATTAAAACAGGTGAAACGAATATACGAGGCGATTCATATTCCCGATGGACCCGCGGGGAAACCGGTGGAAGTTTAA
- a CDS encoding CTP synthase has protein sequence MTRKTTGQTKYIFVTGGVVSSLGKGLASASIGNLLESRGLAVTFLKLDPYINVDPGTMNPYQHGEVYVTDDGAETDLDLGHYERFTSVTMSQKNNSTAGKIYYNVITKERRGDYLGGTVQVVPHVTDEIKQAIRNVADGVDVVIVEIGGTVGDIESLPFLEAIRQFPFDVGRENVLYIHVTLVPFIKAADELKTKPTQHSVNKLREIGIQPNVLLCRTDRQLSIDVKKKIALFSNLEKEAVITAKDVDTIYEVPLAFHQEGLDERIVQQLHLNSNPPELAQWAELVERIRHPKHRTRIALVGKYIELKESYKSLCEALTHGGIPHHCGVEVMWVDAEEIERKGAEHFLEKGDGVLIPGGFGNRGIEGKIQAIRYARESRKPFLGICLGMQCAVIEFGRNVAGFKDANSSEFDPKTLHPVIDLIPSQKETEAKGGTMRLGAYPCELTKDSLAYRAYQSDRVEERHRHRYEFNNRYLETFKTAGMTFSGLYPKEQLVEIIELQGHPWFLATQFHPEFRSRPTAPHPIFREFIKAALTASQNK, from the coding sequence ATGACCCGCAAGACGACGGGCCAAACGAAATATATCTTTGTGACAGGCGGTGTGGTTTCATCCCTTGGCAAGGGTCTGGCCTCGGCATCGATCGGAAACCTGTTGGAGAGCCGCGGGCTCGCCGTCACCTTTCTCAAACTGGATCCCTACATCAATGTCGATCCCGGCACGATGAATCCCTACCAACACGGGGAGGTCTACGTCACGGACGACGGCGCAGAGACGGATCTGGACCTCGGGCATTACGAACGCTTCACGTCGGTTACGATGTCGCAGAAGAACAACTCGACCGCCGGCAAGATCTACTACAACGTCATCACCAAAGAGCGGCGGGGCGATTATCTGGGCGGCACGGTGCAGGTGGTGCCCCACGTGACCGATGAGATCAAGCAGGCGATACGCAATGTCGCCGACGGCGTCGATGTCGTGATCGTCGAAATCGGGGGAACGGTCGGCGACATCGAGAGCCTTCCGTTTCTCGAAGCCATCCGGCAGTTTCCCTTCGACGTCGGGCGAGAAAACGTCCTCTACATCCATGTCACCTTGGTTCCGTTTATCAAAGCCGCCGATGAATTGAAAACCAAGCCGACCCAGCACAGCGTGAACAAACTTCGGGAAATCGGTATCCAGCCGAATGTTTTGCTCTGTCGGACGGACCGTCAGCTGTCCATCGACGTCAAAAAGAAGATCGCGTTGTTCAGCAACCTGGAGAAGGAGGCGGTGATCACGGCCAAGGACGTGGATACGATTTACGAAGTGCCGCTTGCTTTTCACCAGGAGGGGTTGGACGAGCGGATCGTCCAACAGCTGCATCTGAATTCGAATCCGCCGGAATTGGCCCAATGGGCGGAACTGGTGGAGCGGATCCGGCATCCGAAGCATAGGACCCGGATCGCGCTGGTCGGGAAATACATCGAACTTAAAGAATCGTATAAAAGTCTATGCGAGGCGCTGACGCACGGGGGCATACCCCATCACTGCGGAGTTGAAGTGATGTGGGTGGACGCCGAAGAGATCGAGAGGAAGGGCGCCGAACATTTCCTGGAAAAGGGCGACGGGGTGCTGATTCCGGGCGGGTTTGGAAACCGCGGCATCGAGGGAAAGATCCAGGCGATCCGGTATGCCCGTGAATCCCGGAAACCTTTCTTGGGCATCTGCCTGGGCATGCAGTGCGCCGTGATCGAATTCGGACGGAACGTGGCCGGCTTCAAAGACGCGAACAGTTCCGAGTTCGATCCCAAAACGCTCCACCCGGTGATCGATCTGATCCCATCCCAAAAAGAGACGGAAGCAAAGGGCGGGACCATGCGGCTCGGCGCTTATCCATGTGAATTGACAAAAGACAGCCTGGCTTACCGGGCTTATCAAAGCGATCGGGTGGAGGAACGTCACCGTCATCGTTACGAATTCAACAACCGATACCTGGAAACCTTTAAGACGGCGGGGATGACGTTCAGCGGTCTCTATCCGAAAGAACAGCTGGTGGAGATCATCGAACTGCAGGGGCATCCTTGGTTTTTAGCCACGCAGTTTCATCCGGAGTTTCGTTCAAGGCCGACCGCACCGCATCCGATTTTCCGCGAGTTCATCAAGGCGGCCCTGACCGCTTCACAAAATAAATGA
- the kdsB gene encoding 3-deoxy-manno-octulosonate cytidylyltransferase, translating to MKTVIVIPVRYASSRLPGKPLIPVGGSVLIRQIWERARESRRAERLIVATDDERIRKAAASFGADVMMTEGEFRTGTDRLAWVAERVPADAYLNLQGDELIQDSKILDDLIAEFEAAQPLIMGTLKRAASSSDEEKNPNVVKVVTDREGYALYFSRSPIPFRRDRNADLPAGAVPFYKHVGIYIYRRELLRKFSGLPTGHLEAREQLEQLRALENGFRIKVWETSQESLRIDAPEDIKAAERFVTDTGPGSVPRGVRR from the coding sequence GTGAAAACGGTGATCGTCATACCGGTGCGTTATGCTTCCAGCCGTCTTCCGGGAAAACCGCTCATTCCGGTCGGAGGGAGCGTTCTGATCCGGCAGATCTGGGAACGGGCCCGCGAGAGCCGCCGGGCCGAGCGGTTGATCGTGGCGACCGATGATGAACGGATCCGCAAAGCCGCCGCCTCTTTTGGAGCGGACGTGATGATGACGGAGGGCGAGTTCCGAACCGGAACGGACCGGTTGGCGTGGGTTGCGGAACGGGTGCCCGCGGATGCCTATCTGAATCTTCAGGGCGACGAGTTGATCCAGGACTCGAAGATCCTGGACGATTTGATCGCTGAGTTCGAGGCCGCCCAGCCCCTGATCATGGGAACGCTCAAACGGGCCGCGTCTTCGTCGGACGAGGAAAAGAACCCGAACGTCGTGAAGGTGGTGACGGATCGGGAAGGATACGCGCTCTATTTTTCAAGATCGCCGATTCCGTTTCGCCGGGATCGAAACGCCGATCTCCCCGCCGGAGCGGTGCCGTTCTATAAACATGTGGGGATTTATATTTACCGGCGGGAACTGCTCCGGAAGTTCAGCGGGCTCCCCACGGGCCATCTTGAAGCCCGCGAACAGCTGGAACAGCTCCGGGCGCTTGAGAACGGGTTCCGAATCAAGGTTTGGGAAACGTCTCAGGAGTCCCTTCGAATCGATGCGCCGGAGGACATCAAAGCGGCGGAACGTTTCGTGACGGACACAGGGCCGGGGTCTGTCCCGAGAGGAGTGAGAAGATGA
- the rfaE1 gene encoding D-glycero-beta-D-manno-heptose-7-phosphate kinase, with amino-acid sequence MSTGSGRHIPERPERLIKYCKRFPGVRLLVVGDVMLDHYIWGRVERISPEAPVPVVAVSNESIHLGGAANVAHNIVSLGGKADLCGVIGKDDHGGRILRELKRLKIGTEGVMVDPDRPTTQKTRVIAHNQQVVRFDREQRQAVSEKIRRSLLEFIGRRIRRVDGLVISDYAKGVITGELMKDVIDLAHQHGVPMIVDPKVDHIPFYKGIDVITPNTAEAFGAVGLENRTENDLIQAGRILLKRLGCRAVLITRGEDGMSLFENNGKVTHIPTVAREVYDVTGAGDTVIATMALGLCAGSGMRDAALLANYAAGIVVGIVGTATVQRERLTHFLRGRVSS; translated from the coding sequence ATGAGCACGGGATCGGGCCGTCACATACCGGAGCGTCCCGAGCGGCTGATCAAATACTGCAAGCGTTTTCCGGGCGTCCGTCTGTTGGTCGTCGGAGATGTGATGCTGGACCACTATATCTGGGGACGTGTCGAGCGCATCTCCCCCGAGGCCCCCGTTCCGGTCGTGGCGGTCTCGAATGAATCCATCCACCTGGGGGGCGCCGCGAATGTCGCCCATAACATCGTCTCGCTCGGCGGAAAGGCGGACCTCTGCGGGGTGATCGGAAAGGACGACCACGGCGGGCGGATCCTGCGCGAATTGAAAAGGCTCAAGATCGGCACGGAAGGGGTCATGGTCGATCCGGATCGCCCGACGACCCAGAAAACCCGGGTGATCGCGCACAACCAGCAGGTGGTCCGCTTCGACCGCGAACAGCGCCAGGCGGTATCGGAGAAAATCCGGCGCTCCCTTCTCGAATTTATCGGCCGCCGCATCCGCCGCGTGGACGGGCTGGTGATTTCGGACTACGCCAAAGGCGTGATCACGGGAGAGTTGATGAAAGACGTGATCGACCTGGCGCATCAGCACGGCGTTCCGATGATCGTGGATCCCAAAGTGGACCATATCCCGTTTTACAAAGGCATCGATGTGATCACACCCAACACGGCCGAGGCTTTTGGGGCGGTCGGTCTGGAAAACCGAACCGAGAATGATCTGATACAGGCGGGTCGAATCCTGCTAAAGCGATTGGGGTGCCGGGCCGTCCTCATCACGCGGGGCGAGGACGGGATGAGTCTTTTTGAGAACAACGGAAAAGTAACCCATATTCCGACCGTGGCCCGCGAAGTATACGACGTCACAGGCGCAGGGGACACGGTGATCGCGACCATGGCTTTGGGCCTGTGCGCCGGCTCCGGAATGCGGGATGCGGCGCTCCTGGCCAATTATGCCGCCGGCATCGTGGTTGGAATCGTCGGAACGGCGACGGTTCAGCGGGAGAGGCTCACGCATTTTCTGCGGGGAAGGGTTTCCTCGTGA
- the lepB gene encoding signal peptidase I — protein MTRPRSQFREYAEAIIIAVLLALFIRTFIVQAFKIPSGSMTETLKIGDHILVNKFLYGVQIPFTDLALFPIRKPHRLDVIVFKYPEDETKDFIKRIIGEPGDVIEVRDKTVYVNHQALVEPYVIHRDPMTLPAGAQSPRDNLGPLTVPPDSYFVMGDNRDQSLDSRFWGFVKQEKIRGKAFIIYWSWDGPHTWVRWNRIGRLIS, from the coding sequence CTGACCCGACCCCGATCGCAATTCCGGGAATACGCCGAAGCGATCATCATCGCGGTCCTTCTGGCTTTATTCATAAGGACCTTCATCGTTCAGGCGTTCAAGATCCCCTCCGGCTCCATGACCGAGACGCTCAAAATCGGCGATCATATTCTGGTCAATAAGTTCCTGTACGGGGTTCAGATCCCGTTCACGGATCTGGCGCTGTTTCCGATCCGGAAGCCGCACCGGCTGGATGTCATCGTGTTCAAGTATCCGGAAGACGAAACCAAAGACTTCATCAAACGAATCATCGGCGAACCCGGGGACGTAATCGAGGTCCGCGACAAAACGGTCTATGTCAACCACCAGGCTCTCGTCGAGCCTTACGTGATCCACCGCGATCCGATGACGCTGCCGGCCGGGGCCCAGTCTCCGAGGGATAATCTGGGTCCGCTTACCGTTCCGCCGGATTCCTATTTTGTGATGGGAGACAACCGGGATCAGAGTTTGGACAGCCGGTTCTGGGGGTTCGTGAAGCAGGAAAAAATCAGAGGGAAGGCTTTTATTATTTACTGGTCATGGGACGGCCCGCATACCTGGGTTCGCTGGAACCGGATCGGGCGATTGATTTCATGA
- the lepA gene encoding translation elongation factor 4 has product MILQTAIRNFSIIAHIDHGKSTLADRILEQTGAITLREQRDQILDDMDLERERGITIKAHAVRLEYRADDGQRYHLHLIDTPGHVDFAYEVSRSLAACEGVLLVVDATQGVEAQTIANAYLAMEHNLTILPVINKIDLPSADVDRVARQIKEVLGLDRSEALLASAKEGIGIKEILEAIIQRIPPPRGNPDKPLKALIFDSWFDNYQGAVVLTRVIDGRVGIGSKIRLMSTQKEFEVVELGFLTPKKKPVQELSAGEVGYLIAGFKKVSDTKIGETITDALHPTDEPFPGYKEIKPMVFCGLYAVDSEQFEDLRDALEKLRLNDSSFTYEPETSLALGFGFRCGFLGLLHMEIIQERLEREYRLNLISTAPTVIYRVLTNRDEWLSIDNPAKLPDPSRIQRFEEPYIRATILTREEYVGAMLALCQEKRGTQLELNYLDMDRVMLVYELPLNEIIMDFYDRLKSLSKGYASLDYEHIGYRESDLVRVDILLNGENVDALSFIVHRDKSYTRARLIAEKLKEVIPRQLFEVAIQAAIGSKIIARETIGAMRKNVTAKCYGGDITRKRKLWEKQKEGKKRMKQVGRVEIPQEAFLALLKVKE; this is encoded by the coding sequence ATCATCTTGCAAACGGCGATCCGAAATTTTTCAATTATCGCCCACATCGATCACGGTAAATCCACCTTAGCCGACCGGATTCTGGAGCAGACCGGTGCCATCACCCTGCGAGAACAACGCGATCAGATTTTGGATGACATGGATCTGGAGCGGGAGCGTGGAATCACGATTAAAGCCCACGCGGTTCGGCTCGAATACCGGGCGGATGACGGTCAACGCTACCATCTTCATTTGATCGATACGCCGGGCCACGTGGACTTCGCTTACGAGGTGTCGCGGAGCCTGGCCGCATGCGAAGGTGTTCTGCTGGTCGTGGACGCCACGCAGGGAGTCGAGGCCCAGACCATCGCAAACGCCTATCTGGCCATGGAACATAACCTGACGATTCTTCCCGTCATCAACAAAATCGATCTTCCCAGCGCGGACGTCGACCGGGTCGCGCGGCAGATTAAAGAAGTTCTCGGTCTGGACCGTTCCGAAGCCCTGCTGGCCAGCGCGAAAGAGGGAATCGGGATCAAGGAGATCCTCGAAGCGATCATCCAACGCATCCCGCCGCCCCGCGGGAATCCGGATAAACCGCTCAAGGCCCTGATCTTCGATTCCTGGTTCGACAACTATCAAGGGGCGGTGGTGCTCACCCGGGTGATCGACGGCCGGGTGGGGATCGGCTCCAAGATCCGGTTGATGTCGACGCAGAAGGAATTCGAAGTCGTCGAGCTCGGATTTCTGACCCCGAAAAAGAAGCCGGTTCAGGAATTATCCGCCGGCGAGGTCGGATATCTCATCGCCGGCTTTAAAAAAGTGAGCGACACGAAAATCGGCGAGACGATCACGGACGCGCTCCATCCGACCGACGAGCCGTTTCCGGGCTATAAAGAGATCAAGCCGATGGTCTTCTGCGGGCTGTACGCCGTCGACAGCGAACAGTTCGAGGACCTGCGGGACGCCCTGGAAAAATTGCGATTGAACGATTCCTCGTTTACGTATGAACCGGAAACCTCGCTTGCGCTGGGGTTCGGATTCCGGTGCGGTTTTCTGGGCCTCCTTCATATGGAGATCATCCAGGAGCGGCTGGAGCGGGAGTACCGCCTGAATTTGATCAGCACGGCCCCCACCGTGATTTACCGGGTCCTGACAAATCGGGACGAATGGCTTTCGATCGACAATCCGGCCAAGCTGCCCGATCCGTCCCGGATCCAACGGTTCGAGGAGCCGTACATCCGCGCCACGATCCTGACCCGTGAAGAGTACGTGGGCGCGATGCTGGCCCTTTGTCAGGAGAAGCGGGGAACGCAGCTGGAGCTAAACTATCTCGACATGGACCGCGTGATGCTGGTTTACGAGCTCCCGCTCAACGAGATCATCATGGATTTCTACGACCGACTGAAGTCGCTCAGCAAGGGATACGCTTCGCTGGATTACGAGCACATCGGTTACCGCGAATCGGACCTGGTCCGGGTGGACATTTTGTTGAACGGAGAAAACGTGGACGCGCTGTCCTTCATCGTGCACCGGGACAAGTCCTATACCCGCGCGCGTCTGATCGCCGAAAAGTTGAAGGAGGTCATCCCCCGTCAATTGTTCGAGGTGGCCATTCAGGCCGCGATCGGCAGCAAGATCATCGCCCGCGAGACGATCGGGGCGATGCGGAAAAACGTCACCGCCAAGTGCTACGGCGGCGACATCACACGAAAGAGGAAATTATGGGAGAAACAGAAGGAAGGAAAGAAGCGTATGAAGCAGGTGGGACGCGTGGAAATCCCCCAGGAAGCGTTCCTCGCCCTGCTGAAAGTGAAAGAGTAG
- the recO gene encoding DNA repair protein RecO produces MSLFETEAIILNGLRLGEADKLVTLLTARKGKVKAVAKGARRLRSRFGAVLEPFTYCNVILFEKKPTVLMRISQADILRPFMKIREDLDRIHAASRMAQIVSAILPEGEANPKIFSLLLAGLGGVEKSDRLEWLVRIFEIRCLKHAGYQARLDRCLICHREIDSKPVYFSPKNGGTLCGPCARTISDPLQPVSPGTVSLLRLVGRMNWSGLFRLKATPKMLQEVKSVNDAHLAFILGKPI; encoded by the coding sequence ATGTCATTATTCGAAACAGAGGCCATTATTCTAAATGGACTGCGCTTGGGAGAAGCAGACAAGCTGGTGACGCTTTTAACCGCAAGAAAGGGGAAGGTCAAGGCCGTGGCGAAAGGCGCACGGCGTCTCCGTAGCCGCTTCGGCGCGGTGCTCGAGCCCTTCACGTATTGCAACGTGATCCTGTTCGAGAAGAAGCCGACCGTGTTGATGCGGATCAGCCAGGCCGATATTCTGCGGCCGTTTATGAAAATCCGCGAAGACCTGGACCGGATTCATGCGGCGTCGCGCATGGCACAAATCGTCTCGGCCATTCTGCCGGAAGGGGAAGCCAACCCAAAGATATTCTCTCTGCTTCTTGCCGGTCTGGGCGGGGTCGAAAAGAGCGATCGTCTGGAGTGGCTGGTTCGCATATTCGAAATCCGTTGCCTGAAACATGCGGGATATCAGGCCCGCCTGGACCGATGCCTGATCTGTCACCGTGAGATCGATTCGAAGCCGGTCTATTTCTCCCCGAAGAACGGCGGAACCCTGTGCGGGCCCTGCGCGCGGACGATCAGCGATCCGCTTCAGCCCGTCTCGCCGGGAACGGTCTCGTTGCTTCGTCTCGTGGGACGTATGAACTGGTCCGGACTGTTCCGCCTCAAAGCGACGCCCAAGATGCTCCAGGAAGTCAAAAGCGTCAACGACGCCCATCTGGCCTTCATCCTTGGAAAGCCGATTTAA
- the era gene encoding GTPase Era, producing the protein MNQPAFHSGFVSIIGRPNVGKSTLLNQILREKIAIISDKPQTTRNRILGVANLPQAQIVLLDTPGIHKPKYRLNYQMVKIALGTLEEVDLIFFIVEGTDADSFGRRASLIGSGDQYILERLKELETPVFLVLNKMDLIKKEKTIPLVEEYVRRFKFAEVVPISALTGDNVDRLMEITVGYLPEGEPLFPADVVTDQPMRFIATETIREKILHHTREEIPYSVAVVIEEFKEAPKKPVHIRAVILVERESQKGILIGKKGEMLKTVGSEARIELEALLGTKVFLELWVKVQKDWRQDENVLKELGY; encoded by the coding sequence ATGAACCAACCCGCTTTCCATTCCGGTTTTGTTTCGATCATCGGCCGCCCCAATGTCGGAAAATCGACCCTCCTGAATCAGATCCTGCGTGAAAAAATCGCAATCATCTCGGACAAGCCCCAAACGACCCGCAACCGCATTTTAGGGGTCGCGAATCTTCCCCAGGCGCAGATTGTTCTACTGGATACGCCGGGGATTCATAAGCCTAAATACAGACTCAACTATCAAATGGTGAAAATCGCGCTAGGGACCCTCGAGGAGGTCGATCTCATTTTCTTCATCGTCGAAGGGACCGATGCGGATTCGTTCGGCCGGAGGGCGTCGCTCATCGGAAGCGGCGATCAGTATATCCTGGAACGGTTGAAGGAACTGGAAACCCCGGTCTTTCTTGTCTTGAACAAGATGGATCTGATCAAAAAAGAAAAAACGATCCCCCTGGTTGAAGAATACGTCCGGCGATTCAAGTTCGCCGAAGTGGTTCCGATCTCGGCCCTGACCGGTGACAACGTGGACCGCCTGATGGAAATTACCGTCGGCTATTTGCCGGAAGGCGAGCCGCTTTTTCCGGCCGATGTCGTGACGGATCAGCCGATGCGGTTCATTGCAACCGAAACCATTCGGGAGAAAATCCTCCACCATACCCGGGAAGAGATCCCGTACTCGGTGGCCGTCGTGATTGAAGAATTTAAGGAGGCGCCGAAAAAGCCGGTTCATATCCGCGCGGTGATTCTGGTGGAACGGGAATCACAGAAAGGGATTCTGATCGGGAAGAAAGGAGAGATGTTAAAAACAGTAGGGTCCGAAGCACGCATCGAGTTGGAGGCGCTGCTGGGAACAAAGGTGTTTTTGGAGCTGTGGGTGAAGGTCCAAAAAGATTGGCGGCAGGATGAAAACGTTCTGAAGGAATTAGGATATTAA
- a CDS encoding septum formation initiator family protein has protein sequence MARGNRSRETIERHQKLRRRVYWGVGAMVGLYLLVPLIVGDMGLVKYFKMRKTDHQLQLEIQQLSDENLKIEEEVRALRSDPVKIEQLARERLGLVRPGEVVYQFEPAAPSDRPQNPPETGRP, from the coding sequence ATGGCGCGCGGGAACCGAAGCAGAGAAACGATCGAGCGGCATCAAAAACTCCGCCGCCGCGTTTACTGGGGTGTCGGGGCGATGGTCGGACTCTACTTGTTGGTCCCGTTGATCGTCGGCGACATGGGACTGGTGAAATATTTCAAGATGCGCAAAACCGATCATCAACTGCAGCTTGAAATCCAGCAATTGTCGGACGAGAATCTGAAGATCGAAGAGGAGGTCCGCGCGCTGCGATCCGACCCGGTCAAGATCGAACAGTTGGCGCGCGAGCGCTTGGGGCTGGTCCGGCCCGGAGAAGTGGTGTATCAATTCGAACCGGCCGCGCCGTCCGATCGGCCGCAGAACCCGCCGGAAACTGGTCGCCCATGA
- the eno gene encoding phosphopyruvate hydratase, translated as MSEIVAVYAREILDSRGNPTVEADVILENGVMGRAAVPSGASTGEHEAVELRDKDKQRYLGKGVIKAVRNVNETIGPHLLGMDAREQTLIDRMMIELDGTKNKSKMGANAILAVSLASAKAAAEEAGLPFYRYLGGVHADELPVPLMNVINGGAHADNNLDFQEIMIAPVGAVLFTDAVRMGAEIYHHLKGVLRKKGLRSTVGDEGGFAPTLSHNEEALELVMNGIDEAGYRPGKDVFLAIDAAASQFYQRGKYVLRADHKRARSSEEMVSYYEGLADRYPIISLEDGLAENDWKGWQGMTRQLGERLQLVGDDIFVTNPEILRKGIAEHVGNSVLIKLNQIGTLTETLETVEMAKRSGYTTIISHRSGETEDTTIADLAVGCGAGQIKTGPVCRTDRVAKFNQLLRIAEELGETAVFRGSRSFRQIPRNR; from the coding sequence ATGAGCGAGATCGTTGCCGTTTACGCGAGAGAGATCCTGGATTCACGGGGGAATCCGACGGTTGAGGCGGACGTTATTTTAGAGAACGGCGTGATGGGTCGCGCGGCCGTTCCCTCCGGCGCCTCCACGGGCGAACACGAGGCCGTCGAGCTTCGCGATAAGGACAAACAGCGCTATCTGGGAAAAGGCGTCATCAAGGCGGTCCGAAACGTGAACGAAACGATCGGTCCCCACCTTCTCGGGATGGACGCACGGGAACAGACGCTGATCGACCGGATGATGATCGAACTCGACGGCACGAAGAATAAAAGCAAGATGGGCGCCAACGCGATCCTGGCCGTTTCACTGGCCTCGGCGAAGGCGGCGGCCGAAGAGGCCGGTCTTCCCTTCTACCGGTATCTGGGAGGAGTCCACGCCGACGAACTTCCCGTCCCCTTGATGAACGTGATCAACGGCGGCGCACATGCCGATAATAATCTGGACTTTCAGGAAATCATGATTGCGCCGGTGGGCGCGGTCCTATTTACGGACGCGGTTCGAATGGGCGCCGAGATCTATCATCATCTGAAAGGGGTCCTGAGGAAAAAGGGGCTCCGTAGCACGGTAGGCGACGAGGGTGGATTCGCGCCGACCCTCAGTCACAACGAAGAGGCGCTGGAACTTGTGATGAACGGCATCGATGAGGCGGGATACCGTCCCGGGAAAGATGTCTTCCTGGCGATCGACGCGGCGGCCAGCCAGTTCTACCAACGGGGGAAATACGTTCTCCGGGCGGACCACAAACGCGCCCGGTCCTCGGAGGAAATGGTCTCCTACTACGAGGGTCTGGCCGACCGTTATCCGATTATTTCGCTCGAAGACGGTCTGGCCGAGAACGACTGGAAGGGATGGCAGGGGATGACCCGGCAGTTGGGCGAACGTCTTCAGTTGGTCGGCGACGATATTTTCGTGACCAATCCGGAGATCCTCCGGAAAGGAATCGCCGAACACGTGGGCAACTCCGTCCTGATCAAGCTGAATCAGATCGGCACGCTGACCGAGACGTTGGAGACCGTCGAGATGGCCAAACGGTCGGGGTACACGACGATCATCTCGCACCGGTCCGGGGAAACGGAGGACACGACGATCGCCGACCTCGCGGTGGGATGCGGCGCCGGTCAAATCAAGACCGGACCGGTCTGCCGGACGGATCGGGTGGCCAAGTTCAACCAACTGTTGCGCATCGCCGAGGAGTTGGGCGAAACGGCCGTTTTCCGGGGCAGCCGGTCGTTCCGGCAGATCCCCCGTAACCGCTGA